The following coding sequences are from one Halobacteria archaeon AArc-dxtr1 window:
- a CDS encoding ABC transporter ATP-binding protein codes for MTAIETASLTKRYGDETALDGLDLAVEEGEVFGFLGPNGAGKTTTIDLLLDFIRPTEGSASVLGYDAQAETDAVRDRVGILPDGFDLWERSSGYRHLEFALESKDGTESPEALLDRVGLDERDAERPVGDYSKGMRQRLAMAMALVGDPDVLVLDEPSSGLDPHGIQTFQEIIREEAAGGTTVFFSSHILGQVAAVCDRVAILDGGELVTVDTIAGLRERSGVGSSLVVDVAGEPAPDLASIEGVTEVTAEDDGRLRITYADPAAKGLAIHRLVDSGATVLDFEIEEATLEDLFSAFTGVDAKSVQRSSPNADEAATAAADGGELAQNADGPAAAPTEVDR; via the coding sequence GACGAAACGGTACGGCGACGAGACGGCGCTGGACGGGCTCGACCTCGCAGTCGAGGAAGGCGAGGTGTTCGGGTTTTTAGGACCGAACGGGGCCGGAAAGACGACGACGATCGACCTGCTGCTCGATTTTATCCGACCGACCGAGGGGTCGGCGAGCGTCCTGGGATACGACGCACAAGCCGAAACCGACGCGGTCCGCGACCGGGTCGGCATTCTCCCGGACGGCTTCGACCTGTGGGAGCGCTCTTCGGGGTACCGACACCTGGAGTTCGCCCTCGAATCCAAAGACGGAACGGAGTCACCGGAGGCGTTACTCGATCGCGTCGGCCTAGACGAGCGTGACGCCGAGCGGCCAGTTGGGGACTACTCGAAGGGGATGCGCCAGCGCCTGGCGATGGCGATGGCACTGGTCGGCGACCCGGACGTGCTGGTGCTCGACGAGCCCTCGTCGGGGCTCGACCCCCACGGCATCCAGACGTTCCAGGAGATTATCCGCGAGGAGGCTGCCGGCGGCACGACCGTCTTCTTCTCGAGTCACATCCTCGGACAGGTGGCGGCGGTCTGTGACCGGGTCGCCATCTTAGACGGCGGCGAGCTCGTCACCGTCGACACCATCGCGGGGCTTCGCGAGCGCTCGGGCGTCGGCTCGAGCCTCGTCGTCGACGTCGCCGGGGAGCCCGCACCCGACCTCGCGTCGATCGAGGGCGTCACCGAGGTGACAGCCGAAGACGACGGTCGGCTCCGGATCACCTACGCCGACCCGGCCGCAAAGGGGCTGGCGATCCACCGGCTCGTCGACTCCGGAGCCACCGTCCTCGACTTCGAGATAGAAGAGGCGACCCTGGAGGACCTCTTCTCGGCGTTCACGGGGGTCGACGCGAAGTCCGTGCAGCGGTCGTCTCCAAACGCAGACGAAGCGGCGACGGCGGCGGCTGATGGCGGCGAGTTAGCCCAGAACGCGGACGGACCAGCAGCCGCGCCAACGGAGGTGGATCGATGA
- a CDS encoding ABC transporter permease, with protein MSTTLLARKDFEDAIRSKMIWAVMGVFVFLMGIIAVGAATDNLSEAEPTEVIGVVANIGGLLLIPILALLVGYMAIVGERQSGSLRVLFGLSHSRWDVFAGKLLSRLGVIAIASVVACLVAIVIAVGLFEDVPIGTFLGFSVLTILLGMAFTAIGVGVSAMASSRMQAMAGAIGSYVVFTLVWHPAVTAVHYLVEGELPGLEAPEWYFFLLSLNPLEAYRAVSSELADQFIWPMLGWQNMIEDIPEETMQEPNALLVSNRVSGDLPFYLSDWFAAVILLFWIVLPLAIGYWWFERADLN; from the coding sequence ATGAGTACGACGCTGCTGGCCCGCAAGGATTTCGAGGACGCGATTCGCTCGAAGATGATCTGGGCGGTGATGGGCGTCTTCGTCTTCCTGATGGGAATTATCGCCGTCGGCGCGGCGACCGACAACCTCTCAGAAGCCGAGCCGACGGAGGTAATCGGCGTCGTCGCCAACATCGGGGGACTCCTGCTCATCCCGATTCTGGCCCTGCTCGTCGGCTACATGGCCATCGTCGGCGAGCGACAGTCGGGCAGTCTGCGGGTGCTGTTCGGCCTGTCGCACAGCCGCTGGGACGTCTTCGCCGGCAAGCTGCTGAGTCGACTGGGAGTTATCGCCATCGCGTCAGTGGTCGCCTGCCTCGTCGCCATCGTGATCGCGGTCGGGCTCTTCGAGGATGTCCCGATCGGGACCTTCCTCGGCTTCTCGGTGCTGACGATCCTTCTGGGGATGGCCTTTACCGCCATCGGCGTCGGCGTCTCGGCGATGGCGTCCTCGCGAATGCAGGCGATGGCCGGCGCGATCGGGAGCTACGTCGTGTTCACGCTCGTCTGGCATCCGGCCGTCACGGCCGTCCACTACCTCGTCGAAGGAGAGCTGCCGGGGCTCGAGGCTCCCGAGTGGTACTTCTTCCTCCTGAGTCTGAATCCGCTCGAGGCCTACCGCGCCGTCTCAAGCGAGCTAGCAGACCAGTTCATCTGGCCGATGCTCGGCTGGCAGAACATGATCGAGGACATCCCCGAGGAGACGATGCAAGAGCCGAACGCACTCCTGGTCTCGAACCGGGTGAGCGGCGACCTGCCCTTTTACCTCAGCGACTGGTTCGCCGCCGTAATCTTGCTGTTCTGGATCGTGCTTCCGCTCGCGATCGGTTACTGGTGGTTCGAGCGGGCGGATCTCAACTGA
- a CDS encoding nicotinate phosphoribosyltransferase: MSNPFDTVPSEAILEGTATDAYFERTQTTLEHAEKDPHVVAEVTADQFPTGAFEVFTGVREVATLLSGRSLDVDALPDGQLFDGGPVMRIEGPYREFAELETSLLGFLSQPSAFATAALEARRAAPDSLALSFGARHVHPAIAATVERAALLAGFDGFSHVAAGELLDREPSGTMPHALVFAFGQGNQADAWTAFDEAVPEDVPRIVLVDTFWDEKAESLLAAETLGDRLDGVRIDTTGSRRGDFRHILREVRWELDARGHDDVDIFCSGGITPETMRELRDVADGFGVGSHVTNADPVDFSLDIVELGNEPISKRGKLSGVKDVYRTPDGGHHVALADAASAGESGSESDATARGTTAAPADGEALLEPLIRDGEIVREFDLDAASDRCLADAEAVEFDNSNV, from the coding sequence ATGTCAAACCCGTTCGACACGGTCCCCTCGGAGGCGATTCTCGAGGGGACGGCGACGGACGCCTACTTCGAGCGGACCCAGACCACGCTCGAGCACGCCGAAAAAGATCCCCACGTCGTCGCCGAGGTGACCGCCGACCAGTTCCCGACCGGCGCCTTCGAGGTGTTCACCGGCGTCCGTGAGGTCGCGACGCTGCTCTCGGGCCGGTCGCTCGACGTCGACGCGTTGCCGGACGGTCAACTCTTCGACGGCGGTCCAGTCATGCGAATCGAGGGCCCCTACCGGGAGTTCGCCGAACTCGAGACCTCGCTGCTTGGCTTTCTATCACAGCCCAGCGCGTTTGCGACGGCGGCGCTCGAGGCGCGCCGTGCCGCCCCCGACTCGCTCGCGCTTTCGTTCGGCGCGCGCCACGTCCACCCCGCCATCGCCGCAACCGTCGAGAGAGCGGCCCTGCTGGCAGGATTCGACGGCTTCTCTCACGTCGCTGCAGGCGAACTCCTGGATCGTGAGCCAAGTGGCACGATGCCCCACGCGCTCGTCTTTGCCTTCGGGCAGGGAAATCAGGCTGACGCCTGGACGGCCTTCGACGAGGCTGTCCCCGAGGACGTCCCGCGAATCGTCCTCGTCGACACCTTCTGGGACGAGAAAGCAGAGAGTCTGCTGGCCGCCGAGACGCTCGGCGACCGCCTGGATGGCGTCCGGATCGACACCACGGGCTCCCGGCGCGGTGACTTCCGGCATATCCTCCGGGAGGTCCGCTGGGAGCTCGACGCACGGGGCCACGACGACGTCGATATCTTCTGTAGCGGCGGCATTACGCCCGAGACGATGCGGGAACTGCGTGACGTCGCCGACGGCTTCGGCGTCGGCAGCCACGTCACGAACGCTGATCCCGTCGACTTCAGCCTCGATATCGTCGAACTAGGAAACGAGCCAATCTCGAAGCGCGGCAAGCTCTCGGGCGTCAAGGATGTCTACCGGACGCCCGACGGCGGCCACCACGTCGCGTTGGCGGATGCGGCCTCTGCGGGCGAGTCGGGGTCCGAGTCAGACGCCACGGCAAGAGGAACAACCGCTGCCCCCGCCGACGGTGAGGCGCTGCTCGAACCGCTGATCCGGGATGGTGAGATCGTCCGGGAATTCGACCTCGACGCGGCCAGCGATCGCTGTCTCGCCGACGCCGAGGCGGTCGAATTCGACAACTCAAATGTATAA